The following is a genomic window from Thalassoroseus pseudoceratinae.
TCGTCCCGAATCGGGTTGTAGACCACTCCGCAGGCGGGTCGCCCGTGATGCCAGTACGCAATCGAAACTGCGAAGTGCGGCATGTGATGCGCGAAGTTGTTCGTGCCGTCGATCGGATCGACGATCCACAAGTGCTCCGTCGACAAATCGGCGACTTCGTTTTCTTCCTCGCCCAACACCTTATGAGACGGAAACGCCTCACGGATGACCTCGACAATCGCCCGCTCGGCTTCACGGTCGGCCCGCGAAACCAGATTGTAAGTTCCCTCGCCGGCCTTGCTCTCCATCTCCACGCCGGCATTGTAATAGTGACGAGCAACATCGCCCCCCGCCCTCGCCGCCCGCTTCGCGATTTCCATCTCATGCATATCTTGAATTTTCCTGTATTCCGTCAGCTAGGAACTTTTTCGAGTTCTTGTTCTCGCCGTTGATTGAGGAGTTCTTGAACTTTGGCGATGCCGTCGGCGATGGGGACTTTGGTGGGGCCGTCGTCGGTTCGCCACTTGAGTTCGACTTCGCCGTTCTTCAATCCTTTGCCGCCGATGACGACTCGCAATGGAATGCCAATGAGGTCGGCGTCTTTGAACTTGAAGCCGGGACGTTGATCACGATCGTCGAACAGCACGTCCACTCCGGCGGCGGTGAGTTCGTCGTAATACCGATTCGCCACGTCCATCACATCGGAATCGCTGACGTTCAGCGGAATGATCTCGACGGAATACGGCGCGACCGCGAGCGGCCAAATCAATCCATTCTCATCGTGACACGTCTCCGCCAACCCCGCGATGATGCGGTTCACACCGATTCCATAGCAGCCCATGATCATCGGATGAGATTGCTCCTTTTCATCCACGAAAGTGGCGTCCAAGGCTTCACTGTATTTCGTACCGAGTTTGAAGACGTGACCGACTTCGATCCCGCGAACGATGGCCAACCCACGATCCTCACCGGACGCCTGGCAGCGTGGGCAGGGATCGCCCGGGGCAGCGTTGCGGAGATCGAATGTGGTATCGAGTTCGTAATCCCGGCCGATCGTGACGTGTTTGTAATGGGCGTCGGCGGCGTTTGCACCGGTGATCGCACTCACAACTTGCGGCACATCGTGATCGGCAACCACGGGACACTTCAGACCGACCGGACCCGCAAACCCAACCGGTGCGCCGGTGACGGTCTCAATGGTTTTCGGATCGGCCAATTCCAGGTCAGTCGCGTCGAGCGCCCGGCGAATTTTGCCTTCGTTCGCTTCGTGATCCCCCCGCAACAACACACCGACCGGCTTACCATCGGCGAGGTAAATCAGCGTTTTGACCAACTGCTCCGGTGCGGCCCCCAACATTTTGGAAACCTGCTCGATGCTCGTGGCCCCAGGCGTCTCGACTTTTTCGAGTGGTGGGGCATCCTCCGGCGTCACGATGTTTGGAGCGGATCGCCCAGTGTCCGCCCGTTCCATATTGGCGGCGTAGTTGCACGACAGGCAGCGAATGATTTCGTCTTCCCCGTTTTCGGCGGGAATCATGAATTCGTGCGAGGCATCTCCGCCGATCGGTCCACTTTCGGCCTCAACGGGCAAGTATTCCAAGCCACACCGCGAGAAGATCCGGCAATAGGCGTTGTACATCTGGTCGTAAATCTTGCCGAGTTGCTCGGTGTCTGCCGAGAAGCTGTAAGCGTCTTTCATCAGAAATTCGCTCGTCCGCAGCACACCAAACCGAGGACGCTCTTCGTTCCGAAACTTGGTTTGAATCTGGTAAACCGTGATCGGCAACTGACGGTAACTGCTGATCTGACGGGACATTAAGTCCGTAACGACTTCCTCGTGCGTCGGCCCCAAGGCGAGGTGCACTTTGTGATCCCGTCGTGGAATTTCGAAGTTGATCAGCACATTCCCGAACGCCGACAGCCGGCCCGTGCGTTCGAACAGGTCGATGGGTTGCAATGCCGGCATATGCAATTCGACGGCGTTGATGCGGTCCATCTCTTCGCGGACAATCTCTTCCGCTTTCCGCAACGCCCGATACCCCAATGGCAGATAGGTGTACGCCCCTGCCATCAATTGCCGAATCAATCCAGCTCGCAACATGAGTTGGTGAGACGGGACCTCCGCGTCGGCGGGAACTTCCTTCATTGTCGGAATCAACGTTTGCGACCAACGCACGGCGGCATCCTTCCGGGAATGGATGTTAGGAGTCAAATTTCGTGGAAGATAAGGTCAAAATCTGATTGCGGGCCGAATTTTAGCGGAATCCATCATGAATGTGGAGCATGTCCTCTTTTTGATCTCAGTGATGAAACCCGAAAGAAGTCGCAGAATTTGATTCTACGTTGTGTTTTTTGACGTTCCGTTCGCATTTCGTCCACGAAGCGGTTAATCTTGATAATGGCTTCCACCACGGAGGCCAACCTGCCAAGTTTGTCTAAAATAAACCGGATTTGAAATCCTGCCGTCTGTGGATTCCTTTCCCAGGCTTTTCCCTATCCTCATTTGAGAAGGTGCATGATGATTGTCGCAATCCGTCGACTGATTCCCGCGTGTTGTCTGGCGATGCTGGTCGCCGCCCCACTCACCGCAACCGCCGAAGAAGGTTACGGCACAATTTCCGGACAAATCGTGGCCACCGGCTCCATCCCGGAAGCAGACATCCTCGTCAAAAAGGATGACCCCAAGATCAAAGACCCAGCAGTCTGCGCCGCCGAAGCCCACATCGACAACTCCTTGCTGATTGACGAGTCGAGCAAAGGCATCGCGAATGTCGTGATCTATCTTCGGAGTGTGGACGACGTGCATCCGAAGTACGAAGAAATTCCCGCGGCCGAAAAAGAAGTGGTCTTCGACCAGAAAAACTGTGTGTTCATGCCGCACATTCTTTCGGTTCGCACCGGGCAAACCGTCGTGGTGAAATCCGACGACCCCGTGCCACACAACACGCACACGCACCCGTTCAAGAACAAAGAAGAGAACTTCACCATCCGCCCGAACAACCGCGAAGGTGTGAAGGTCGATTACGATGAATCGGAGTTCTTGCCAGTCAAAGTCAACTGCGACTTGCACCCTCACATGACCGCCTACTGGGTCGTGCTCGATCACCCCTACTTCGCCGTGACCGACAAAGACGGCAAATTCGAGATCAAAGACCTTCCCGAAGGCGAATACGATTTCATCGTCTGGCATGAACGAGTCGGCTACATCGACCGCAAAGTTCCGGACGTGCAAGACATGCTCGATGTCGAAGTTTTCTCCGATGAAAGCGAAGACCTCGGCAAAATCGAAGTTCCCGCTGATATCTTCAAGAAGTAATCGAGACTCGGGACCGAATTTCCGATGCGACACCACATTGGCATGGCTTTGCAATTTTTGGTTCTCGTATTTCTGCCGCTCCTGATTTTGTGGCAGTTGAATTTCGGGTTCCGTCTTATTTGGATGCCGTCCTTGCTCTTGGTCGGCATGGTGGTGTTCGCGATTGGAACGAAACTGCGGGAGTCGTAATGACGGCTCCCCGCAGATTCATCGGCTACGAACGCAGTCGCTTGAACACCCGATGATTTCCATAGGGAGAATGGAAGATGCAGATTCGCGGATGGCGTGCCCTTGGGCTTTTACATTTCGCGATCCTCAACCTTCTCCCCTTGGTTTTCTTCTCTACCTCCACTCCGCATCTGTTCGCCCAGGCTCCGCAGACGCCGCCATTTCAAGAGCGGATCGTCCTCGACACCGAACTGACCACCGTCAAGCAGATGGGGGCGGTCGAGGATTTCATCCGAGACGGTCAATGGTCCGACGCGATCGAGAAACTTCGCCAAATCCGAGGCGATCAGCCGGAGAGCCTGGTTCCTATCCGATTCGGTCGCTACGTGACCGTGGACACCTATGCGGATTTGATCCTGGCGAACTTCCCGCCTGCGGGGTTGTCGGTCTACCGAAACCGCATGGATGCCCAAGCCCGGCGATGGTTCGTAGAGGGTCGTCAACACGACGACGTGGAGTTACTCCAGAAAGTCGTTGACCGAGCCTTCGTCAGCAGTTTTGGCGATGATGCGTTGTTCCGTCTTGGGGAATTGGCGTGGGATCGTGGCGAACCGGCTGCTGCTCGTGATTACTGGCAACAGATCCTCCCGCTGCCCGAACATGTCCCGGCAGTTCCTGTCGGCAAACCTCTGCCAGTGCGTCGCTATCCCGACACCGATCTACCACGTGCCGAGATTCTCGGACGTCTTGTGCTTTGTTCCGTCGTGCAAGGACGTTTGGACCAAGCCCGTGTGGAACTGGCCGTGTTCGAGAAGACGTATCCGAAGGCGGTCGGGTATCTGGCTGGTCGTGACGGCAATCTTGCGGAAACTCTGACCGAAGTCATCCAAGCCGCCGAAAAATGGCCCGACCTCGGTTTGGGTGATAATGTGGTTTCCTTCGCCAAGAACCCGGAACGCAACACCATCTACAAAGAGCCGGTTGATGTTGGTGCGGAACTCTGGTCCACTTCCGAATGGCCGATGAGCGAATTTTCGATCATCACTCCCCGACGAGGCGAGTTCCGTTGGCCGCCGATGCATTACCCGGTCGTCACTGGTGATGTGGTGTTGATGTGCGATGCGGAAAACATCTTCGCCTTCGATTTGGAAACCGGCGGCCCGAAATGGCCGCTCGACGCGAACGATCCCGACACGTTCGCCCAAGCCCGGATTTATCCCCCCGGCGAACCGCTTCCGCAGCCTGGGCCGAATCCAGAGATCGTTGGCATCCCACGATTCACGCTGACCGTCGCGGAGAATCGCGTGTACGCCAAAATGGGCACGCCGATTACCAGTCAGAAATCGAATTCGATTCATGACATCGACAACCAAATCGTGTGCTTGGATCTGGCCCAACTCAATGCAGCCGATGCTGGTGAGCCGTTGGCTTGGCTCGTCAACGCGAGTGAAGTCCGCACACCGGACGATGAAGAAGCCGGCGGGCAATGGCTGTTCGAGGGTTCGCCGATTGTCGACAATGGCCGCGTCTTCGTGACCATGCGACGGAGTCGGCCTCAAACCGAAATTCGGGTGGTCTGCTTCGATGCGGAAACCGCGACACAGCTTTGGTCCCACACGATCGGGGCAGCGATTTTCAATTTGAACGATCGTCGGAATTACGCCAGTCACAACCTGCTGACCGTGGCGGGGAACACGATTTTCTGCTCGACGGAAATGGGAGCCATCGCGGCGTTGAACACGCAAGACGGCCGGATCCGCTGGATCGTGACTTATGAATCCCAGGCCATCGAGAACACCGACGATTTCAGCGATCCGCAACGAATCGGACTGACGCCCTGCGTGTTTCACGAGGGTCTTGTCTTTGCCGCTCCGAGTGATTCCGAAGACGTGATGGCGATCAACGCCGACACGGGTGTGATGCAGTGGTCGCAACGCATCCGCCGCACACAAGACCGAATTCTGCACCTCCTTGGCGTGGTGGATGATCGCGTGATCCTCAGCGGTCGGCAAATCTGGGGTCTCGATCGACAAACGGGTCGCGTTGCTTATCCACAAATCCCCCGAATCAACACTCCCCCGAGTACCGGCCGTGGTGTCATTGCGGGCAACGTGATCTATCGGCCGACCCACGAGACCATTGAACGGCTCAACACCCGCACGGGGCGACCAGTCGGTCAACCGATTTCCTTGCGTCAACGCGGTGGACGGGGCGGTAATTTGACCATCGCCAGTGACGTCCTTTTGGTCGCTGAGTCTTCGCGTCTGGTTGCATACGCAAATGTTGGCCGGATCAAAGACGAAGCGGAAAAAGCTCTCGCCGCGAACCCGAAGTCTGCACGGGCTTGGTTTCGATTGGCGACGGCGGAATCGCTTGATCAGAACTTTGCGGCGGCTGCGGAAGGCTTCCAAAATGCAATGAAGTTCGCAACGCATCACGACAAATTCGGCGGACAACCGCTATTGGCCGCCGCACGAGATCGACGGCGGCTCGCATTGAAACCCCTGATCGAAACCGCCATTCGCGAAAATCGAACCACCGATGCCATCACGCTTCTTGAAGACATCTTGAAACTCACGCATGTCAGATCGCAGCGAAGCGAATTTCACGTGCAGCTCGCGCGGCTCATAGAGCCGATCAATCCCAAGAAGGCTCTTTCGATCTATCAACAACTCATCCAAGAGAATCTGGATGGTCCAACGATCATCGACGGCGAACAGTGGGAACATGCACGCGATCGAATTGCTCATCTCCTCGAGAAACACGGTCCGGAACTTCGAACCGATTACGAAGATACCGCCCGTCGTGCGTTGAATTCGGCCATCAGCAGTCGTCGGCAAACCCATCTGGAACGACTGACGGTTCAATTCCCGGTCGCCGGTGTCGTGTCGAAAGCCATGTTGGAAGCCGCACGAGACGCCGCCGACAAAGACGACTTCAAAACCGCGTTTTCACTCTGGTCGGAAATTCGACACTCGTCGTTCTCCAGCGATATTCGACAAGCGGCGTTGGTCGATTCCGCGGAAGCATTGGCGACCAACGAATTTTGGTTCGCAGCGGCTCAGACTTGGCGAGAATTAGCGAAGGAATTTCCGTCCGCACGGATTGGACCAAACGCCCGCCCAGCATTGGAAGCCGTCCCGAGTTTGCTCGCCAAACCACCGTACCTGACTGAACTCGGCAGGAACAACACCACTCCCCTGCCCTGGCGACAATCCTGGAACCGCGACATTCCCCCAGAGGCGTTACTCATCGTTCCCGTCGGCATGGCACCGGGAAAGAGTTGGGAATCGGTCCTGCTGCAAACGGCCGAACTCACGTGCCTGTCCGCCACCGATGGTGAACCACGTTGGTCCCGCACATGGTCGCGTCCGATTCAGTGGGCCGCCTACGGACGACGGCATCTCTTGGTCGCCACCGATGCCAACCTCACCGCGTTCGAACTTGCCACCGGAGATTCCGTGTGGACGCTCAACACCACCTCACCCGAGGCGGAACAATCCGACGCCACCTTCCAGTTGGTTCCACCATATGTGCTCGTCATTTCCAGCCAAGAAATCGTGGCGATTGATTGGGAAAGTGGTCACAACGTGTGGCGACAGCACTTTCCCAGCAACTTAAGCCCGGTGATCTTCGCGGATGAAACTCACATCGGCCTGCAACAGACGCGCCCTCCGCGCACTCAATTCTTGAAAACCTCGACTGGTGAAATCATTTCCACGGTCGAGCAAGTCGACGATGCCGGCATTTGGCAATCCGCTCCGGTCCGGCTTGGGCCCCGTGAGTTCGCTGTCGTTGACGTCGACCACCACGTTTCGACATTCACATTCGATCGCCGCCAAACGGCCTGGCGGTACACCGGTCCGCTGTCACACGCTCGCACTTCTCCTCGACTGCAAACCGCTGGCGACGCATTGCTACTGTTCATTGATGGCGACACCGTCTGCCGACTCGATCCGGAAACCGGGGCCAACCGTTGGACTACCCCGCTGGGTTTCCCGCCGATCGATAACATCGACACTCGAACCGTCACCGACGAAAATCACCTTTGGATCGCCTCCCAACGCACTCTCCGCTGCCTGTCCTTAACCGATGGAAAAACACTCTGGAAATCGGCACCGGCTGGCGACCGCTCACTTGCGATCCAGCGGCACAATGAAACACTACTCTGGTTGACCGAATCCGCAACCCATCTGCTCGATGCCAAATCCGGTCAGATAAGACAAACCCTGCCAACTCCGCAAACCCGTTGGCTAACGACCCAACTTGGACGCGTACTGTCCCAGCAATCCGGGCGGATCATCGGTTGGACGGGTGGGTTTCATCCGTCTAATTTGGCAGCGACCGACGCCGATAATCCATAAATCACACCATGCGTGTCGGGTCGCCGAGGGGCAGCAAATCCGCAACGGCAGCCGCTTCACGAATACGTAACATGGTCCGGTTCTCCTACTCCCGCGAGTCCAGACCCGCTACGATGAACTGAAAGAACAATCGCCTTTGAGAACCACTGCTCGGCGAAACCACGTAGAATCCAACCGAATGGAATTTCGATGAATGACGAACAAACTCCGGACGTGGAGACCCCGTCCGATCTGGAAGCCGTTCAGAAACTCGGAGCCGCCTACGAACGAATCACACGTGAACTTGGCAAGGTCATTGTCGGCCAACAGCAAGTCGTTGAGGAATTACTGATTTCGTTGCTCGCGGGTGGCCATTGTTTGCTCGTCGGTGTGCCGGGGTTGGCGAAGACGCTGATGGTTCGCACCGTCGCCGACACCCTCAGCCTCAGCTTCAACCGCATTCAGTTCACCCCCGACCTGATGCCCGCTGACATCACGGGAACCGAAGTGATTCAGGAAGACAAGGCCGCCGGTGTGCGGGAGTTTCGTTTCATCGAGGGGCCGGTGTTCGCGAATGTGTTGCTCGCTGATGAAATCAACCGAACGCCTCCCAAAACACAGGCGGCGTTGTTGGAAGCCATGCAGGAACACCAAGTGACCACCGGCGGCAAACGGCATCAGCTGCCGGACCCATTCTTTGTGCTGGCCACGCAAAACCCAATTGAGCAAGAAGGCACGTACCCCCTGCCCGAAGCCCAACTCGACCGCTTCATGTTCGAAATCCTCGTCGACTACCCAACCGAAGATGAGGAATTCGAAATCGTCCGCCAAACCACCGCCGACACCAAACCGGATGTCGAGAAAGTCCTTACCTATGAGGACGTCACAACCTTGCAGCACGTAGTCCGTCGCGTGCCCGTTGCGGACCACATCATCCGCTACGCCATGCAGTTCGCCCGTCTCACTCGCCGCGAGAAAGGTGACGTGCCGGACTTCGTCGAGCAGTTCGTCAGTTGGGGAGCCGGTCCGCGGGCCAGCCAATATCTCGTGCTCGGTGCCAAAGCGCGAGCCATGCTCCGAGGCCGCACCTATGTCAACACCGAAGACATCCAAGCCGTCGCGAAACCCGTTCTGCGACACCGGATCATCACCAACTTCAATGCCGAAGCCGAAGGCATCACCGCCGACACCATCATCGAAAAGCTCACCACGATCATCCCCACCCCCGCCGATTCCCCCGGTGCCAAATCCGTCGGCGAACTGCCTAAGGTCTTTGGCTCATGATGGATGATGAGGTTGTGGTAAGGTCCTCATATGATGAGGTAATCAAAACGCAATTTGCAATTCAATGAGCAACTCCATGAAATCCCACACCGAATACCTGACCTTCAATCTCCCGGCTCGAATGGCATTCGAGAACATCACGCCAACAATCGCTGAGATCGTCAAGAAAAGCGGCGTGCAAGAAGGCATGGTCCTGGTGAATGCGATGCACATTACTGCGTCTGTTTTTATCAACGATGACGAACCGGGGCTCCACGAGGATTACAAAAAGTGGCTGGAGGGTCTCGCACCATTCGACGCCTCTCCCCAGCGATACGCCCACAATCGAACCGGAGAAGACAACGCCGATGCCCACATGAAGAGACAGATTATGGGCCGGGAAGTCGTCGTAGCGATCACAGATGGCAAACTGGACTTCGGCCCTTGGGAGCAAATCTTCTACGGCGAGTTCGACGGACGCAGGCCCAAGCGAGTTCTAGTCAAAGTGATTGGGGAGTGAATTAGTTGCGGCACATTAATTCGATTGAAATTGCAAGGCATACTGCCAGACGGAGGCCAGAAATGGTCACAAGCGAATTAATCTTGGATGGTCGCCCTCTGCTCGAACACTGCGAACGATCAGCAAAACAAACCTTCGATGTCGTCTCACCGATTGGATGGACCTCGCCAGACTACCAAACAGCGTTTGTCGAAAGATTACTTCTCCGGCAACCGGCTGTGTTGCCAAGCGGACGACGAGAAGTTCTCGTGTGCCCGGAGTGTGCCGACTTGGGGTGTGGTTGCATTTCCGCCGACGTGTCATCCGATGGGGAATACTTCGTGTGGAATGAAATCGGTTACGAGAACAACTACGCCCCTGAAATGCTCTCGATCTTTCCAATGGGACGGTTCGTAATTCCCAAGGCTGAGTTGCTTCATCAACTTCGTGGATGTATTCCTGACTTGCAATGACGTGTGCCCGAAGGCGGAATCGCCGGGTCCAGGAAGGCCGAATCGAATGCGAACTGGCCGATCCGACCACGCTTCGCCGTTCTTCTCGGATGACGTTGATCGACGGTCTGTGACGGCGGCTTGTTCTAAGCCTTGCGAGCATCTAGGATACGTCGTTTCCAATGCCAACTCGTCGTGTTTTGGCCAACTGGAACAATTGACGACCTCGCCCGTTCTCGGGACCACACACGTGCTTCTCCAAACTTATTGAGGTGCATTATTCATGACTGCTCCAACGTCGATTCTCAAGGATAAACTGCACGAATACCCGCAACACGATGTGATTGATGGTACGGGCGGAGCATCGGCTACGATTCTCGATGACTGCCTGAACAAGACCGGCGGGGTGCTGCAACTCCTGCACCGCTACGCCGGCCGAACATTCTGCACACCCGGTAAACGCCTTCGCCTTGATGAAAGCTCGTACTATCCGGACTACATGAACGGTACGGGGCTCGATGAACTTTGGATGTGCTGCACTGTTCCCATCGTGACCGGAGTCGTCGATACACGCACGAACAAGGCCCCATTTCGGGAAGGTGAATCGCACGTCCTCACTCCGGATGGGCAAGTCATTTCACTGCAAGACTTGATCGTCGCCAACCCAG
Proteins encoded in this region:
- a CDS encoding proline--tRNA ligase; the protein is MRWSQTLIPTMKEVPADAEVPSHQLMLRAGLIRQLMAGAYTYLPLGYRALRKAEEIVREEMDRINAVELHMPALQPIDLFERTGRLSAFGNVLINFEIPRRDHKVHLALGPTHEEVVTDLMSRQISSYRQLPITVYQIQTKFRNEERPRFGVLRTSEFLMKDAYSFSADTEQLGKIYDQMYNAYCRIFSRCGLEYLPVEAESGPIGGDASHEFMIPAENGEDEIIRCLSCNYAANMERADTGRSAPNIVTPEDAPPLEKVETPGATSIEQVSKMLGAAPEQLVKTLIYLADGKPVGVLLRGDHEANEGKIRRALDATDLELADPKTIETVTGAPVGFAGPVGLKCPVVADHDVPQVVSAITGANAADAHYKHVTIGRDYELDTTFDLRNAAPGDPCPRCQASGEDRGLAIVRGIEVGHVFKLGTKYSEALDATFVDEKEQSHPMIMGCYGIGVNRIIAGLAETCHDENGLIWPLAVAPYSVEIIPLNVSDSDVMDVANRYYDELTAAGVDVLFDDRDQRPGFKFKDADLIGIPLRVVIGGKGLKNGEVELKWRTDDGPTKVPIADGIAKVQELLNQRREQELEKVPS
- a CDS encoding secondary thiamine-phosphate synthase enzyme YjbQ — encoded protein: MKSHTEYLTFNLPARMAFENITPTIAEIVKKSGVQEGMVLVNAMHITASVFINDDEPGLHEDYKKWLEGLAPFDASPQRYAHNRTGEDNADAHMKRQIMGREVVVAITDGKLDFGPWEQIFYGEFDGRRPKRVLVKVIGE
- a CDS encoding AAA family ATPase, translated to MNDEQTPDVETPSDLEAVQKLGAAYERITRELGKVIVGQQQVVEELLISLLAGGHCLLVGVPGLAKTLMVRTVADTLSLSFNRIQFTPDLMPADITGTEVIQEDKAAGVREFRFIEGPVFANVLLADEINRTPPKTQAALLEAMQEHQVTTGGKRHQLPDPFFVLATQNPIEQEGTYPLPEAQLDRFMFEILVDYPTEDEEFEIVRQTTADTKPDVEKVLTYEDVTTLQHVVRRVPVADHIIRYAMQFARLTRREKGDVPDFVEQFVSWGAGPRASQYLVLGAKARAMLRGRTYVNTEDIQAVAKPVLRHRIITNFNAEAEGITADTIIEKLTTIIPTPADSPGAKSVGELPKVFGS
- a CDS encoding outer membrane protein assembly factor BamB family protein; translated protein: MQIRGWRALGLLHFAILNLLPLVFFSTSTPHLFAQAPQTPPFQERIVLDTELTTVKQMGAVEDFIRDGQWSDAIEKLRQIRGDQPESLVPIRFGRYVTVDTYADLILANFPPAGLSVYRNRMDAQARRWFVEGRQHDDVELLQKVVDRAFVSSFGDDALFRLGELAWDRGEPAAARDYWQQILPLPEHVPAVPVGKPLPVRRYPDTDLPRAEILGRLVLCSVVQGRLDQARVELAVFEKTYPKAVGYLAGRDGNLAETLTEVIQAAEKWPDLGLGDNVVSFAKNPERNTIYKEPVDVGAELWSTSEWPMSEFSIITPRRGEFRWPPMHYPVVTGDVVLMCDAENIFAFDLETGGPKWPLDANDPDTFAQARIYPPGEPLPQPGPNPEIVGIPRFTLTVAENRVYAKMGTPITSQKSNSIHDIDNQIVCLDLAQLNAADAGEPLAWLVNASEVRTPDDEEAGGQWLFEGSPIVDNGRVFVTMRRSRPQTEIRVVCFDAETATQLWSHTIGAAIFNLNDRRNYASHNLLTVAGNTIFCSTEMGAIAALNTQDGRIRWIVTYESQAIENTDDFSDPQRIGLTPCVFHEGLVFAAPSDSEDVMAINADTGVMQWSQRIRRTQDRILHLLGVVDDRVILSGRQIWGLDRQTGRVAYPQIPRINTPPSTGRGVIAGNVIYRPTHETIERLNTRTGRPVGQPISLRQRGGRGGNLTIASDVLLVAESSRLVAYANVGRIKDEAEKALAANPKSARAWFRLATAESLDQNFAAAAEGFQNAMKFATHHDKFGGQPLLAAARDRRRLALKPLIETAIRENRTTDAITLLEDILKLTHVRSQRSEFHVQLARLIEPINPKKALSIYQQLIQENLDGPTIIDGEQWEHARDRIAHLLEKHGPELRTDYEDTARRALNSAISSRRQTHLERLTVQFPVAGVVSKAMLEAARDAADKDDFKTAFSLWSEIRHSSFSSDIRQAALVDSAEALATNEFWFAAAQTWRELAKEFPSARIGPNARPALEAVPSLLAKPPYLTELGRNNTTPLPWRQSWNRDIPPEALLIVPVGMAPGKSWESVLLQTAELTCLSATDGEPRWSRTWSRPIQWAAYGRRHLLVATDANLTAFELATGDSVWTLNTTSPEAEQSDATFQLVPPYVLVISSQEIVAIDWESGHNVWRQHFPSNLSPVIFADETHIGLQQTRPPRTQFLKTSTGEIISTVEQVDDAGIWQSAPVRLGPREFAVVDVDHHVSTFTFDRRQTAWRYTGPLSHARTSPRLQTAGDALLLFIDGDTVCRLDPETGANRWTTPLGFPPIDNIDTRTVTDENHLWIASQRTLRCLSLTDGKTLWKSAPAGDRSLAIQRHNETLLWLTESATHLLDAKSGQIRQTLPTPQTRWLTTQLGRVLSQQSGRIIGWTGGFHPSNLAATDADNP